A stretch of Sphingobacteriaceae bacterium DNA encodes these proteins:
- the argC gene encoding N-acetyl-gamma-glutamyl-phosphate reductase, producing MQVGVVGATGYTGIELLRLLNEHPHVRVAWAVARRDAGRAIGHTLPHLLGTALADLVLSPPEDMDNGILPPVDYAFLALPHGAAGPAAQALRAQGAKVIDLSADFRLKDQSVHQAWYGTPDEEMPPASLREEAVYGLPELFRDQIRDAALVANPGCYPTVSALAAAPLVAHGLVDVDDLIFDCKSGVSGAGRNASMTVHYGEVNESLRAYTVAGKHRHIPEIEQTLTILAGKQVRITFTPHLVPMTRGILATLYVRLAGKEMDEEDLLRLYREFYAGAPFVRVYPQGMLPATKAVQGSNYCDIGLALDRRTGRLLVVAAIDNLVKGASGQAVQNMNIMAGLPEDAGLKISPLYP from the coding sequence ATGCAGGTCGGTGTCGTAGGCGCCACAGGCTACACAGGAATCGAACTCTTGCGCCTTCTCAACGAACACCCCCATGTCCGAGTGGCATGGGCCGTGGCGCGGCGCGACGCTGGACGGGCCATCGGGCATACCCTGCCGCATCTGCTGGGTACAGCCTTGGCCGACTTGGTCCTGAGTCCGCCGGAGGACATGGACAACGGTATTCTACCACCAGTTGACTATGCTTTCCTAGCATTGCCCCACGGAGCCGCCGGCCCTGCCGCCCAAGCCCTGCGGGCTCAAGGGGCCAAGGTCATCGACCTGAGCGCCGATTTCCGCCTGAAGGACCAGTCGGTGCACCAGGCGTGGTACGGCACCCCCGACGAGGAGATGCCGCCGGCCTCCCTGCGGGAAGAAGCGGTGTACGGCCTGCCGGAACTGTTCCGCGACCAGATCCGGGACGCCGCCCTGGTGGCCAACCCGGGCTGCTACCCCACGGTGTCGGCCCTGGCCGCCGCGCCCTTGGTGGCCCACGGCCTGGTGGACGTGGACGACCTGATCTTCGACTGCAAGTCCGGGGTATCGGGCGCCGGGCGCAACGCGTCCATGACGGTCCATTACGGTGAAGTGAACGAAAGCCTGCGGGCCTACACCGTGGCGGGCAAGCACCGCCACATCCCGGAAATCGAGCAGACTTTGACCATCCTGGCCGGAAAGCAGGTGCGGATCACCTTCACCCCCCACCTGGTGCCCATGACCCGGGGCATCCTGGCCACCTTGTACGTGCGCCTGGCGGGCAAGGAGATGGACGAAGAGGACCTCCTCCGGCTTTACCGGGAGTTTTACGCCGGCGCTCCCTTCGTGCGGGTGTATCCCCAGGGGATGCTCCCCGCCACCAAGGCGGTCCAGGGCAGCAACTACTGCGACATCGGCCTGGCTTTGGACCGGCGCACCGGCCGCCTCCTGGTGGTGGCCGCCATCGACAACCTGGTGAAGGGCGCCTCGGGACAGGCCGTCCAGAACATGAACATCATGGCCGGGCTGCCCGAAGACGCGGGTCTCAAGATCTCACCCCTCTACCCTTGA
- the ispG gene encoding flavodoxin-dependent (E)-4-hydroxy-3-methylbut-2-enyl-diphosphate synthase translates to MQSLNIGPEPRRATTTVWVGGVPMGSGHPIVVQSMTNTDTADVEATVEQAAALAQAGSQLVRITVNNEAAAEAVPHIAAGLRERGMDVPLIGDFHYNGHVLLERFPQCARALAKYRINPGNVGRTQRDENFAAIIRQAIKHDRPIRIGVNWGSLDQELLTELMDENARRPDPVPANVVLLEAIVESALRSAALAEEIGLAHDKIVLSAKVSSVQELIAVYRELAARCDYPLHLGLTEAGMGIKGMVSSTAALAVLLQEGIGDTIRISLTPEPGGDRTQEVRVAQQLLQSMGLRSFTPQVTACPGCGRTTSTFFQELAGRVERYIQERMPQWRRQYPGVEEMTVAVMGCVVNGPGESRHADIGISLPGTFEEPVAPVYMDGELYRTLRGDDMAEQFLAILEEYVARRYGGAAVKASTS, encoded by the coding sequence ATGCAATCACTGAATATCGGCCCCGAACCCCGCAGGGCCACGACAACCGTATGGGTTGGCGGTGTTCCCATGGGCAGCGGGCACCCCATAGTAGTCCAGTCCATGACGAATACTGATACGGCCGACGTGGAGGCCACGGTGGAGCAGGCGGCGGCCCTGGCCCAGGCCGGGAGCCAGCTGGTGCGCATCACCGTAAACAACGAAGCCGCCGCCGAGGCCGTGCCCCACATCGCTGCCGGACTCCGGGAGCGGGGCATGGACGTGCCCCTGATCGGCGACTTCCACTACAACGGGCACGTGCTGCTGGAGCGGTTTCCCCAATGCGCCCGGGCCCTGGCCAAGTACCGCATCAACCCCGGCAACGTGGGCCGCACCCAGCGGGACGAGAACTTCGCCGCCATCATCAGGCAGGCCATCAAACACGACCGGCCCATCCGCATCGGGGTCAACTGGGGCTCCCTGGACCAGGAGCTGCTCACGGAACTGATGGATGAAAACGCCCGGCGGCCCGATCCGGTCCCCGCCAACGTAGTGCTGCTGGAAGCCATCGTCGAGAGCGCATTGCGGTCGGCGGCCCTGGCGGAGGAAATCGGCCTGGCCCACGACAAGATCGTCCTCAGCGCCAAGGTGTCTTCGGTCCAGGAATTGATTGCGGTGTACCGGGAACTGGCCGCCCGCTGCGACTACCCCCTCCACCTGGGGCTGACGGAGGCGGGCATGGGCATCAAGGGGATGGTATCCAGCACCGCCGCCCTGGCGGTGCTGCTCCAGGAAGGCATCGGCGACACCATCCGCATCTCCTTGACCCCGGAGCCGGGGGGAGACCGGACCCAGGAGGTCCGGGTAGCCCAGCAATTGCTCCAGTCCATGGGCCTGCGGAGCTTCACGCCCCAGGTGACCGCCTGCCCCGGCTGCGGCCGCACCACCAGCACCTTCTTCCAGGAACTGGCCGGACGGGTGGAGCGGTACATCCAGGAGCGCATGCCCCAATGGCGCCGGCAGTACCCGGGGGTGGAGGAGATGACCGTGGCCGTCATGGGCTGCGTGGTCAACGGCCCGGGGGAGAGCCGCCATGCCGACATCGGCATCTCCCTGCCCGGGACCTTTGAAGAGCCCGTGGCGCCGGTCTACATGGACGGGGAACTGTACCGCACCCTGCGGGGCGACGACATGGCGGAGCAATTCCTGGCCATCCTGGAGGAATATGTAGCCCGTCGCTACGGCGGCGCCGCGGTCAAGGCGTCGACCAGCTAG